The following are encoded together in the Streptomyces sp. NBC_00358 genome:
- a CDS encoding ROK family transcriptional regulator, protein MGQLTGGDPSLLRRINSAVVLHALRATDCATLTEITRVTGLSRPTVEGVVEGLIENGLVVEQAAEEGATRRQGRPARRFRFRAEAGHLLGLEIGPHRVAALLADLDGRVMGAMAKDVDETASADERLERLRLAVAELLRRAGVARSSLRAVGVGSPGIVEADGTVRLGTALPEWTGLPLGERLSRSFKCPVLVENDANAAAVAEHWKGSATESDDVVFVLAGLSPGAGSLIGGRLHRGYGGAAGEIGALHLLGRDVTPETLLSTTDEPLHPLDEQAVAKVFALAKGGDQRARAAVERFIQRLVHDVAALVLALDPELVVIGGWAAGLDGVLEPLRRELARYCLRPPKVALSLLGEAAVATGALRLALDHVEEQLFAVEGTVTARR, encoded by the coding sequence TTGGGGCAGTTGACCGGCGGGGATCCCTCTCTGCTGCGACGGATCAATTCCGCAGTGGTGCTGCACGCCTTGCGGGCCACGGACTGCGCGACCCTCACCGAGATCACCCGGGTGACCGGATTGTCACGGCCGACGGTCGAAGGGGTCGTCGAGGGACTCATCGAGAACGGGCTCGTCGTCGAGCAGGCGGCCGAGGAGGGTGCCACGCGGCGCCAGGGGCGTCCGGCGCGCAGGTTCCGGTTCCGGGCCGAGGCAGGACATCTGCTGGGGCTGGAGATCGGCCCGCACCGCGTCGCGGCGCTCCTCGCGGACCTGGACGGCCGCGTGATGGGCGCGATGGCCAAGGACGTGGACGAGACGGCGTCCGCCGACGAGCGGCTTGAACGGCTGCGGCTGGCGGTCGCCGAACTGCTGCGCAGGGCCGGTGTGGCCCGTAGCTCCCTGCGCGCGGTGGGCGTGGGAAGCCCCGGCATCGTGGAGGCCGACGGAACCGTACGCCTGGGCACGGCACTGCCCGAGTGGACCGGCCTGCCGCTGGGCGAGCGGCTGAGCCGTTCCTTCAAGTGCCCGGTGCTCGTCGAGAACGACGCCAACGCGGCGGCGGTCGCCGAGCACTGGAAGGGGTCGGCGACCGAGTCCGACGACGTCGTGTTCGTCCTGGCGGGGCTGAGTCCGGGCGCCGGCTCGCTGATCGGCGGGCGGCTCCACCGGGGCTACGGCGGGGCGGCCGGGGAGATCGGCGCGCTGCATCTGCTGGGCCGTGACGTCACGCCCGAGACACTGCTGTCGACCACGGACGAGCCTTTGCACCCGCTCGACGAGCAGGCGGTCGCCAAGGTGTTCGCGCTGGCCAAGGGCGGCGACCAGCGGGCCCGTGCGGCCGTCGAGCGCTTCATCCAGCGGCTGGTGCACGACGTCGCCGCCCTGGTCCTCGCCCTCGATCCGGAACTGGTCGTCATCGGCGGCTGGGCGGCCGGCCTGGACGGTGTACTTGAGCCACTGCGGCGGGAGTTGGCGCGCTATTGCCTGCGTCCGCCGAAGGTGGCCCTCTCCCTGCTGGGCGAGGCGGCGGTGGCCACCGGGGCGCTGCGACTGGCCCTCGACCATGTGGAGGAGCAGTTGTTCGCGGTGGAGGGCACCGTGACGGCGCGCCGCTGA
- a CDS encoding response regulator transcription factor — translation MPITVLLVDDEPLVRAGLRAVLEAQPDIEVVGEAADGAAVIPLVRRLRPDVVAMDVRMPLMDGIEATRAVLRSVTDPPKILVVTTFENDEYVYEALRAGADGFLLKRARPAEIVHAVRLVAEGESLLFPASVRQLAAEYGDDGGNPAARAAMERAALTEREADVLRLMARGLSNAEIATRLAVGTETVKSHVSSVLAKLGARDRTQAVIAAYESGFVAPG, via the coding sequence ATGCCGATCACCGTTCTGCTCGTCGACGACGAACCCCTCGTACGCGCGGGGCTGCGCGCCGTTCTGGAGGCGCAGCCCGACATCGAGGTCGTCGGTGAGGCGGCCGACGGCGCCGCGGTGATCCCGCTGGTCCGGCGGTTGCGGCCGGACGTGGTGGCCATGGATGTCCGGATGCCTCTGATGGACGGTATCGAGGCCACCCGCGCCGTGCTGCGGAGCGTCACCGATCCGCCGAAGATCCTCGTGGTGACGACGTTCGAGAACGACGAATACGTCTACGAGGCGCTGCGCGCGGGTGCCGACGGGTTCCTCCTGAAGCGGGCCCGGCCGGCCGAGATCGTGCACGCCGTGCGCCTGGTCGCTGAGGGCGAGTCCCTGCTTTTCCCCGCCTCCGTGAGGCAGTTGGCGGCCGAGTACGGGGACGACGGGGGCAATCCGGCGGCTCGGGCGGCCATGGAGAGGGCCGCCCTGACCGAGCGCGAGGCGGACGTGCTGCGGCTGATGGCCCGGGGGCTGTCGAACGCCGAGATCGCCACCCGGCTGGCCGTCGGGACGGAGACGGTCAAGTCGCACGTCAGCTCCGTGCTGGCGAAGCTGGGAGCCCGGGACCGCACGCAGGCGGTCATCGCGGCCTACGAGTCCGGGTTCGTGGCGCCCGGCTGA
- a CDS encoding sensor histidine kinase has protein sequence MARFLRPLLWGTTYTRLLHLWVPMLFVSVWLFIDDSRPWVPALMLVPLGLVPAVRRGEGVQARFMLAPGERTGEDTAFSITPSVGPRDRWRTVLWLEARLLLGFATSMATVWLPMFAVDLTRAALGYRPGNDPVVRLLDPHWSCALLIPLPLLALYGAVVGLGELTTALARRLLGPSPTERLAALEERTEQLLERNRIARELHDSIGHALTVAVVQAGAARAADDPAFTARALVAIEETGRAALEDLERVLGVLREARRPVSSRPTLTDADRLLESARASGAKVDAEVTGPLETVPGPVSREGYRILQESLTNVLRHAGSVPVRVLIEVKDGALALEVRNPLPAGITGPGRGTGLRGIRERAALLGGSARTGPHEGDWQVHAELPLG, from the coding sequence ATGGCCCGGTTTCTGCGCCCGCTGCTGTGGGGAACGACGTACACGCGTCTGCTGCACCTGTGGGTGCCGATGCTGTTCGTCAGCGTGTGGCTGTTCATCGACGATTCGAGGCCGTGGGTGCCCGCGCTGATGCTCGTTCCGCTGGGGCTGGTCCCGGCCGTGCGGCGGGGCGAGGGTGTTCAGGCGCGGTTCATGCTGGCGCCGGGCGAGCGGACCGGTGAGGACACGGCGTTCTCCATCACTCCATCGGTCGGACCGCGGGACCGGTGGCGGACCGTGCTCTGGCTGGAAGCGCGCCTCCTGCTCGGCTTCGCGACCTCCATGGCCACCGTCTGGCTGCCCATGTTCGCCGTCGATCTCACCAGGGCGGCCCTCGGTTACCGGCCGGGCAACGACCCGGTGGTGAGGCTCCTTGACCCGCACTGGAGCTGCGCGCTGCTCATCCCGCTGCCCCTGCTCGCCCTGTACGGCGCGGTGGTCGGCCTCGGTGAGCTGACCACCGCGCTGGCGCGGCGGCTCCTCGGCCCCTCCCCGACCGAGCGGCTCGCCGCGCTGGAGGAGCGGACCGAGCAGCTCCTGGAGCGCAATCGCATCGCCCGTGAGCTCCACGACTCCATCGGTCACGCGCTGACGGTCGCGGTGGTGCAGGCGGGCGCGGCGAGGGCGGCCGACGACCCGGCGTTCACGGCCCGCGCCCTGGTCGCCATCGAGGAGACCGGACGCGCCGCCCTGGAGGATCTGGAACGGGTGCTGGGTGTGCTGCGCGAAGCACGGCGTCCCGTGAGCAGCCGCCCCACGCTGACCGACGCCGACCGGCTGCTGGAGTCGGCGCGCGCATCGGGGGCCAAGGTGGACGCCGAGGTGACGGGCCCGTTGGAGACCGTGCCGGGTCCGGTGTCCAGGGAGGGCTACCGCATCCTCCAGGAGTCCCTCACCAATGTGCTGCGGCATGCCGGGAGCGTCCCGGTGCGGGTCCTGATCGAGGTCAAGGACGGCGCACTCGCCCTGGAGGTGCGTAATCCGCTGCCGGCCGGGATCACCGGGCCCGGGCGGGGCACCGGCCTGCGCGGCATACGGGAGCGGGCCGCGCTGCTCGGCGGCAGCGCCCGGACGGGCCCGCACGAGGGCGACTGGCAGGTGCATGCAGAGCTGCCCCTCGGCTGA
- a CDS encoding ATP-binding cassette domain-containing protein, which yields MTSIDVQDLTKEYGGRRAVDHLTFSVLPGRVTGFLGPNGAGKSTTMRLVLGLDRPTSGTAIVGGRAYATLDEPLRTVGALLDAGAAHGSRTARDHLRALAATSRIPGRRVDEVLEETGLAAVARRRVKTYSLGMRQRLGIAAALLGDPPVVLLDEPSNGLDPEGIIWIRELLRRLAREGRTVLVSSHLMNESASFADQLVVLGRGRLLADTPMREFIHARVQPRVRVRSTDSGALAGLFAKHGIEAVEGADGRWTALDARLEDIGRLTSAAGLPILELAAEEATLEQAYLDLTAAETEFAAAPTQPQEA from the coding sequence ATGACCAGCATCGACGTCCAAGACCTGACCAAGGAGTACGGCGGCAGGCGCGCCGTGGACCACCTGACCTTCAGCGTCCTCCCGGGCCGCGTCACCGGATTCCTCGGCCCCAACGGCGCCGGAAAGTCCACCACCATGCGGCTCGTGCTGGGCCTGGACCGGCCCACGTCCGGCACCGCGATCGTCGGGGGCCGGGCCTACGCCACCCTCGACGAGCCGCTGCGGACGGTGGGCGCCCTCCTCGACGCCGGTGCGGCGCACGGATCGCGGACCGCCCGGGACCATCTGCGGGCGCTCGCCGCCACCAGCCGCATCCCCGGACGCCGGGTGGACGAGGTGCTGGAGGAGACGGGGCTCGCCGCGGTGGCCCGGCGCCGGGTGAAGACGTACTCCCTCGGCATGCGCCAGCGTCTGGGCATCGCGGCCGCACTTCTCGGCGATCCGCCCGTGGTGCTCCTCGACGAACCGTCGAACGGGCTCGACCCCGAAGGGATCATCTGGATAAGGGAGTTGCTGCGCCGACTGGCGAGGGAGGGACGCACCGTCCTCGTCTCCAGCCACCTCATGAACGAGTCCGCGTCCTTCGCCGACCAGCTCGTCGTCCTCGGGCGCGGCAGGCTTCTCGCCGACACGCCCATGCGCGAGTTCATCCACGCGCGCGTGCAGCCTCGGGTCCGGGTACGCAGCACGGACAGCGGCGCGTTGGCGGGCCTGTTCGCGAAGCACGGCATCGAGGCCGTCGAGGGCGCGGACGGCCGCTGGACCGCACTCGACGCGCGGCTGGAGGACATCGGGCGGCTCACCTCGGCCGCCGGTCTCCCGATCCTCGAACTCGCCGCGGAGGAAGCCACGTTGGAGCAGGCCTATCTGGATCTGACAGCCGCCGAGACCGAGTTCGCCGCCGCCCCGACCCAGCCTCAGGAGGCCTGA
- a CDS encoding ABC transporter permease subunit: protein MSFAPVLRAEWIKIRTLRSLLWGLLGVLAATVAFSALAGLDDSGERDFDALFSTFSGVSFGQIAAITFGAQAVSAEYQGGALRVSLAAVPDRGRWFLAKTVAIGGPVLAVGLVTGAVALVVGTSVLGSRADGLIWAEELRGVVGCALYLTLMALFAAGLAAVLRSGVATLGILIPFLLIVSFVVGGASGSVADFLPDQAGQTVLHETWDGALGPWSGLGVTALWTAAALGAGAWCVRRRDA from the coding sequence GTGTCCTTCGCACCCGTGCTCCGCGCGGAATGGATCAAGATCCGAACCCTGCGCTCGCTCCTCTGGGGCCTGCTCGGCGTCCTGGCGGCGACGGTGGCGTTCTCGGCACTCGCCGGACTCGACGACTCCGGTGAGCGGGACTTCGACGCGCTCTTCTCGACCTTCTCCGGTGTCAGTTTCGGCCAGATCGCCGCCATCACCTTCGGAGCGCAGGCGGTGTCGGCCGAGTACCAGGGCGGCGCCCTGCGCGTCTCGCTGGCGGCGGTTCCGGACCGGGGGCGCTGGTTCCTCGCGAAGACGGTGGCGATCGGCGGACCGGTCCTGGCCGTCGGCCTGGTCACCGGTGCGGTCGCCCTGGTCGTGGGGACGTCCGTGCTCGGTTCCAGGGCGGACGGGCTGATCTGGGCGGAGGAACTCCGGGGGGTCGTCGGCTGCGCGCTCTACCTGACCTTGATGGCCCTGTTCGCGGCGGGTCTGGCGGCCGTCCTGCGCAGCGGGGTCGCCACGCTGGGCATCCTGATCCCCTTCCTCCTGATCGTCTCCTTCGTCGTCGGGGGAGCGTCGGGGAGTGTGGCGGACTTCCTGCCGGACCAGGCGGGGCAGACGGTTCTGCACGAGACATGGGACGGCGCCCTGGGGCCGTGGAGCGGGCTCGGCGTGACCGCGCTGTGGACCGCCGCCGCGCTGGGGGCGGGCGCGTGGTGCGTCCGGCGCCGGGACGCGTGA